In Cupriavidus sp. EM10, the genomic window CACCGATTTCTGCCCGCGCTTCTTTCGGCTGGGTCGCTACTTCCGCCCGCTGACGCTGGTGCGGCGCATTCGCCCGATCCGTGGCGCGCCGCGCGTGCGCGTGACCGTGGCGCCGCGCTTCAACTGGGGCCGCAACAAGCCGCAGGTCACGCGCGGCAGCAGCCATGCGCGGTTCGTGGGCGAGGACATGACGCTGCGCCTGACCACCGACGCGCCGCTGGCCTATGTGCTGTCGAATACGCCCTTCCTGGTCACGCGCGGCTACAACTTCATCCTCGGGCCGGACGAAACCCTGACGCACGGCGTGGACGATATCGCCCGCGACTTCGAGCAGGAAACCACTTCGTACTGGCGGCTCTGGAGCCGCCGGCTGGCGGTGCCGCGCGAATGGCAGGACGCCGTGATCCGCGCCGCCATCACGCTGAAGATGTCGCTGTACGAGGAAACCGGCGCCATCGTGGCGGCGATGACCACCAGCATCCCCGAGGCGCCCGGCAGCGGCCGCAACTGGGACTACCGCTTCTGCTGGCTGCGCGACGCGTTCTTCGTGGTGCGCGCGCTGAACAGCCTGTCGGAAGTCGGCACGATGGAAGACTACCTGCGATGGCTGTCCAACGTGGTGATGCAGTCGCAGGACGGCCACATCCAGCCGCTGTACGGCATCGGGCTCGAACGCGAGCTGCCCGAAAGCATGCTCGATCACCTGGGCGGCTATCGCGGCATGGGGCCGGTGCGGGTGGGCAACCAGGCGCAGGAGCACTTTCAGCACGATGTCTACGGCAACGTGGTGCTGGCCGCCGCGCAGGCCTTTCACGATCACCGGCTGCTCTATCGCGGCGGCCCGGCCGAATTCCGCCGGCTGGAGGACGTGGGCGAGCAGGCCGTGCGCGTGTTTGGCACGCCCGATGCAGGCATGTGGGAGCTGCGCACGCGCGCCCGCATCCATACGTCGTCGGCGCTGATGAGCTGGGTGGCCTGCGACCGCCTGGCCAAGATCGCCGTGAAGCTCGAACAGCCCGCGCGCGCCGCCTACTGGCATGACCATGCCGACCGCATGAAGCAGCGCATCCTGGACGAATCGTGGAACGAGAAGCGCCAGGCGTTTGCCGAGAGCTTCGGCGGCAAGGAGCTGGACGCCAGCGTGCTGCTGATGGCCGAGGTCAATTTCATCGACCCGAAGGACCCACGCTTCGTCTCCACCGTGAAGGCGCTGGAGGAATCGCTGTGCGACGGGCCGTACATGCGGCGCTACGAGGCGCCCGACGATTTCGGCAAGCCCGAGACCGCGTTCAATATCTGCACGTTCTGGCGGATCGACGCGCTGGCGCGCATCGGGCGGCGCGAGGAAGCACGCGAAATCTTCGAAGCCATGCTGGCCGCGCGCAATCCGCTGGGATTGCTGTCGGAGGACACACACCCGGTCACTGGAGAGATGTGGGGCAACTTCCCGCAGACCTATTCGATGGTCGGCCTGATCAACGGTGCCATGCGGCTGTCGGCACCCTGGGACACCGTGATCTGAAGAAAGGATTGGCAACAACAACAAGCGATATATGGGCAGACTAGTAGCGGTATCGAACCGGGTCGCAGACCCCCGCAACCATGCGGCGGGCGGGCTGGCCGTGGCGCTTTCCGAGGCGCTCAACAAGACGGGCGGCCTGTGGTTCGGCTGGAGCGGCAAGGTGGTGGAAACCACGCAGGGTGGCACGCCCGGCGAGGGAGAGGTGCACCAGGTGCAGGCGGGCAACGTGACGCTGGCCACCGTGGACCTGTGCCGCGAGGATCATGACGCGTACTACCTGGGCTACAGCAACGGCGTGCTCTGGCCGGTGCTGCACTATCGCGTGGACCTGGCGGATTTCGACGCCGGCGGCAGCCTCAACGCCTATCGCCGCGTGAACCAGCTGTTCGCGCGCAAGCTGGCGCCGCTGCTGAAGCCCGACGACGTGATCTGGATCCACGACTATCACCTGATCCCGCTCGCGGCCGAGCTGCGTGCCATCGGCTGCGGCCAGCGCATCGGGTTCTTCCTGCACGTGCCCCTGCCCCCGCCGCTGATCCTGGCGGCCATCCCCCAGCACGAATGGCTGATGCGCGCGCTGTTTGCCTACGACCTGCTAGGGTTCCAGAGCCAGGCCGACCTGGACCACTTCTCGCGCTATGTCCAGGGCGAGGCCGGGGCCGAGCCGATGGGCGAATACCGTTTCCGCGCGTTCCACCGCACCGTGCGGGCGCAGGCCTTCCCGATCGGCATCGACGTGGACGAGTTCGCCGAGCTGGGGCGCGGCGCCGAAGCGATGGAGACCTACGAGATGATGCGTGGGCAGTACGCGCGTCGTCGGCTGCTGCTCGGCATCGACCGGCTCGACTATTCGAAGGGCCTGCCGCAGCGGCTCAAGGCCTACCAGACGTTGCTGGCCGAATACCCCGAGAACCGGTCGAGCGCCACGCTGATCCAGATCGCCGCGCCGTCGCGCGAGTCGGTCGATGCCTATGCCGATCTGCGCCGCGAGATGGAAGGCATCACCGGGGCCATCAACGGCGAGTATGGCGAGCTGGACTGGATGCCGGTGCGCTACATCCATCGATCCACGTCGCGCAAGCGCCTGCCGGGGCTGTGCCGCGCCAGTTGCGTGGCGCTGGTAACGCCGCTGCGCGACGGCATGAACCTGGTGGCCAAGGAATATATCGCCGCCCAGGACCCCGACGACCCGGGCGTGCTCGTGCTGTCGCGTTTTGCCGGCGCCGCCGAGCAGCTGAAGGAAGCGCTGCTCGTGAACCCGTACGACACCCGTGCCACCGCGCAGGCGATCCAGCAGGCCCTGCACATGCCGCTGTCAGAGCGCCGCGCGCGGCACCAGAAGCTGCTGGAACGCATCCGCCAGCAGGACGTGCACTGGTGGAGCAGCGAGTATCTGCGGGCGCTGATGGAGACGGAGGCGGGCTGACGACTTACCCCTCCGGATGGTTTTCTCCCCTCTCCCGCATGCGGGAGAGGGGCGGGGGTGAGGGCGCAGCAGTTCAAACCGCGCCAGGTCGCAAATCAGCCGCCATGCCCTCACCCCCAACCCTCTCCCACTGCGTGGGAAAGGGGAGCAAGACCGACGTCTACACCAGATCCCCCGGCAAATCCACATCCCGGAACGCCCCGTCATCCTCCGTCAGGATGCGCGTGACCGGCTGCGATTTCAGCAGCGCCCGGGCGCCCTCGTCGCCGTCGAGCTTCAGCAGGTCGTCCTTCCATGCCGCGCCGAATCCCACCGGATGGCCGCGCTGCCCGTCGCGCCATGGCGCGGCGATGGTGTCGCGCGACGTGATCGTCAGCGCTACCGCGCGCACCAGTTCCATCGACAGCCACGGCATGTCGGCCAGCGCCACTACCCAGCCGCGCGCATCGGCGCAGGCCGCCACGCCGGCGCGTAGCGCCGCGCCCATGCCGGCCTCGGCTTCAGGGGCTTCCACCACCTTGCAGCCGCCGCGTCGCAGTTCCTCGGCCAGTTCCGGCATGCCCGGGCGCACCACGGCAATGGAATTGGGCAGCCCGGCCGCCAGCGTGCGCGCGCTGCGCCAGGCGACGGTGCGGCCATCGGGCAGTTTTCCAGCAGCTTGTTGCGCAGGCCGGCCGGGTCGAAACGCCGGCCGAAGCCGGCGGCCAGCAGGATGCCGGTGGGCAGGTCGCTCTGGATAAGCGGGGCGCGGGCGTGCTTGCTCATGGCTGGGCCGCGGGGACGCCGCCGGGCAGGATCGGACATTCGGCCTCGCCGGCCGCGATTTCACGGGCGGCCTTGGCGCCTTCCACCTGCAGGATGTCTGGCAGCGAAACGTGGTTCTTGGCCGCCACCACTTCCGCCAGGATCGAGATGGCAATCTCGGGCGGGGTGCGGCTGCCGATGTAGATGCCGACCGGCCCGTGCAGGCGGGCCAGCTGCAGGTCGGTCAGGTCGAACTCCTTGAGCCGTTCGCGGCGCGCCTGGTTGTTGCGGCGCGAGCCCAGCGCGCCCACGTAGAAGGCGGGCGTGCGCAGGGCCTCCATCAGCGCCAGGTCGTCCAGCTTGGGGTCGTGCGTCAGCGCAATCACCGCGCAGCGCTCGTCGAGCTTCATCGCCTCGACCGTGTCGTCGGGCATCGTGCGCACCATCGTCACGCCGGGGATGTCCCACGTCTCCGTGTATTCCTCGCGCGGATCGCAGACGGTGACCTGGAAGCCCAGGCCCACGGCGATCTGGCACAGGTACTTCGACAACTGGCCCGCGCCGATCACCAGCATGCGGTAGCGCGGCCCGTGGATGGTCAGCAGCGTCTGGCCGTCGAACGACAGGCCATCGGCCGCCACGGCGTGGCCCAGCGTGGCGCGCCCGGTGGCCATGTCCAGCGAGCGGGCCACCAGCCGGCCGCCTTCTACCGCCTGCAGCAGTTCGGCAATGCCGCTGTGCGGCGCCAGCGG contains:
- a CDS encoding glycoside hydrolase family 15 protein, whose amino-acid sequence is MSDPANLNPAIATEAPAVNTDSDSSCRQADPSLSLGMIGNCAFSALVDGRGRIVWCCMPRFDGDPVFNALLDTSENAGHFNIEIEDFQEATQWYEPNTAILRTRLIDQHGSCLEITDFCPRFFRLGRYFRPLTLVRRIRPIRGAPRVRVTVAPRFNWGRNKPQVTRGSSHARFVGEDMTLRLTTDAPLAYVLSNTPFLVTRGYNFILGPDETLTHGVDDIARDFEQETTSYWRLWSRRLAVPREWQDAVIRAAITLKMSLYEETGAIVAAMTTSIPEAPGSGRNWDYRFCWLRDAFFVVRALNSLSEVGTMEDYLRWLSNVVMQSQDGHIQPLYGIGLERELPESMLDHLGGYRGMGPVRVGNQAQEHFQHDVYGNVVLAAAQAFHDHRLLYRGGPAEFRRLEDVGEQAVRVFGTPDAGMWELRTRARIHTSSALMSWVACDRLAKIAVKLEQPARAAYWHDHADRMKQRILDESWNEKRQAFAESFGGKELDASVLLMAEVNFIDPKDPRFVSTVKALEESLCDGPYMRRYEAPDDFGKPETAFNICTFWRIDALARIGRREEAREIFEAMLAARNPLGLLSEDTHPVTGEMWGNFPQTYSMVGLINGAMRLSAPWDTVI
- a CDS encoding trehalose-6-phosphate synthase produces the protein MGRLVAVSNRVADPRNHAAGGLAVALSEALNKTGGLWFGWSGKVVETTQGGTPGEGEVHQVQAGNVTLATVDLCREDHDAYYLGYSNGVLWPVLHYRVDLADFDAGGSLNAYRRVNQLFARKLAPLLKPDDVIWIHDYHLIPLAAELRAIGCGQRIGFFLHVPLPPPLILAAIPQHEWLMRALFAYDLLGFQSQADLDHFSRYVQGEAGAEPMGEYRFRAFHRTVRAQAFPIGIDVDEFAELGRGAEAMETYEMMRGQYARRRLLLGIDRLDYSKGLPQRLKAYQTLLAEYPENRSSATLIQIAAPSRESVDAYADLRREMEGITGAINGEYGELDWMPVRYIHRSTSRKRLPGLCRASCVALVTPLRDGMNLVAKEYIAAQDPDDPGVLVLSRFAGAAEQLKEALLVNPYDTRATAQAIQQALHMPLSERRARHQKLLERIRQQDVHWWSSEYLRALMETEAG
- a CDS encoding XdhC family protein, giving the protein MDSVDLEVLKSSVKWQQEGHGVLLVTVVRTWGSSPRPEGAMLAVRDDGLVVGSVSGGCIEDDIIYRVHKEGIRATRPEAMKYGISAEEAHRFGLPCGGTIELVAEPLAPHSGIAELLQAVEGGRLVARSLDMATGRATLGHAVAADGLSFDGQTLLTIHGPRYRMLVIGAGQLSKYLCQIAVGLGFQVTVCDPREEYTETWDIPGVTMVRTMPDDTVEAMKLDERCAVIALTHDPKLDDLALMEALRTPAFYVGALGSRRNNQARRERLKEFDLTDLQLARLHGPVGIYIGSRTPPEIAISILAEVVAAKNHVSLPDILQVEGAKAAREIAAGEAECPILPGGVPAAQP